A stretch of Salarias fasciatus chromosome 23, fSalaFa1.1, whole genome shotgun sequence DNA encodes these proteins:
- the LOC115381409 gene encoding GTP-binding protein REM 2-like, protein MPTDVPEDRLNIEENAVKCDSMTLSSTPTVRRGSTPLPIKHQLRREEAVHDECDWTSGGAGPSTSPISFSPGLEDTMNVTTEGRSDGPLRIALLGQNGVGKSSLAIALAGDMDRTASVDSDGEGYVRTVTVDEEESTIIIYDNWRQDLSALQCEVCVLVFSVTDRRSFHRTAQLRLLLRENQPQTPIILVGNKSDLVRTREVTSQEAMSSAALYNCLYLEISASLDHRTPELLECAVRLARGLPPWPPGTSAEDMSGGGQRESITSRAKRFLSNLMPRYPREREVGKFLRQKSRSCHDLGAL, encoded by the exons TGTGACAGCATGACTCTGTCCAGCACCCCGACCGTTCGCAGAGGAAGCACTCCTTTGCCAATTAAGCACCAGCTCAGGCGAGAAGAAGCCGTCCACGATGAGTGTGACTGGACATCAGGTGGAGCAGGACCTTCCACCTCCCCGATCAGCTTCAGCCCGGGCCTGGAGGACACCATGAACGTGACCACGGAGGGCAGGAGTGATGGGCCTTTAAGGATCGCTCTGCTGGGGCAAAACGGCGTTGGGAAGTCGTCTCTGGCTATTGCCCTGGCCGGGGACATGGACAGGACTGCGTCAGTGGATTCTGATG GGGAGGGTTACGTGCGCACAGTCAccgtggatgaagaggagagcaCCATCATTATCTATGACAACTGGAGACAG GACCTGTCAGCTCTGCAGTGTGAAGTGTGCGTCCTGGTGTTTTCTGTAACCGACCGGCGCAGCTTTCACCGTACCGCTCAGCTTCGACTACTCCTGAGAGAGAATCAGCCCCAGACCCCCATCATTCTGGTTGGCAATAAGAGTGACCTGGTCCGCACACGAGAGGTCACCTCTCAAG AAGCCATGTCCAGCGCCGCCCTCTATAACTGCCTGTACCTGGAGATCTCCGCCTCTCTGGACCACCGTACCCCAGAGCTCCTGGAGTGTGCAGTGCGACTAGCCAGGGGTCTTCCCCCGTGGCCCCCGGGGACTAGTGCAGAGGACATGAGTGGCGGAGGCCAACGTGAAAGCATCACCTCACGTGCCAAACGTTTCCTGTCCAACCTGATGCCTCGTTACCCTCGCGAGCGGGAGGTGGGGAAGTTCCTGAGGCAGAAGTCCCGCTCGTGCCATGACTTGGGGGCACTGTGA